AGAgcctccaaattcaaattcggacatatgcctaagtccaaaatcaccttacaaacttattggaatcaTGAAATCACCAATACGAGGtagtttacacaaaagtcaaatatcggtcaactcttataacttaagatTCTAACTATGGAACCAAGTAATCCAATTCACACCAAAACTTCCCCAAAACCAAAGCAACCATACCCGAAAgtcacaacaacaaaaaaaaaagcatATATGAAGCGTCAAAATAGGGGAATGAGGctcaaatataaaaaataacGAGCCAGGTTTTAAAtttttcccctcttaaacaaacgttcgtcctcacaCAAGGTTTAAAATCATATCTGGGATATCTAAAAGATAAGGATATTTGTGCCGccatatcatgctcgatctccctAGTTGCCTCCTCAATCGGCTTACCTCTTCACTGAACATTCACTTACGCaatattcttggacctcaacttctgatcttgcctatccaaaatggccatcagctcctcctcataagccaGATTCTCATCAACTGCAAGTccataggccacctcaccaactctcttcaacacctcgaatggaccaatataccgagggataAACTTTTCCTTCTTACCAAATCTCATCACgccttttataggcaaaattcTGAGAAGAAACTTCTTACCCTCCATGAAAACTCCCAttagcataactcttatgtctagattgTGCTGTAGAAGtttctcctgaatcaatttcaccttctccaaagcatcacgaaccaaatctgtgcccaatAACCTAGATTCACCCTACTCAAACTAACCAATCAGAGAATGACATTTCCTTCCATTGAACACCTCATACGAAATCATCTCGATACTAGattagtagctgttgttgtaggcaaactctgctaatgGTAGAAACGGGTTCCATTGACACCCGAAATGAATAATACAGGTTCTCAACATATCCTACAAGATCTGAATGATCCACTTGAACtacccatccatctgagggttaAATACAGTAATCAACTCTATCtgcatacccaactcacgttgaacGGCTCTCCAAAAGTGCGATATAAACTTAGTGCCTCTATCCGAGATTATAAACGCAGGCACACCATGCATAAAGACAATCTCTCTAAGATAGATCCAAGCCAATTGCTTagaagtgtaggaagtcatgactggaatgaaatgcgatgacttggtcagtctgtccacaatgacccaaacaacgtCAAATCTCCTCAATATCCGTGGCAAtcttaccacaaagtccatagtgatgtgctcccacttccactctggtattgCAATCTTTTGAAGCAACACACCGATATCTTATACTCATACTTGACCTAATGACAACTCAAACACCAAGCAACATATCCAACAATTTCTTTCTTCATTCTCTGcgaccaataatgctgcttcaaatcaCGGTACATCTTCCCAGCACCCAGATGATTAAAATACCACGAAATATGAGCCTTCTTAAGAATCCACTCTcttaacccatccacattagaaACACAAATCCGGCCCTGAAGTCGCAACACACCATCGTCACTAATAGTCATTTCCTTAGCACTACCTCGCAGCACCGTGTCCTTAATGGTAAgcaaatgtggatcatcatactgacgattCCTAATGTGCTCAAATAAGGATGGCTGAGATACAACACAAGCAACAACCCTACTAGGCTCCAatatatccaatctcatgaacttgttggccaaatcctgaaccaCCATAGCAAAGGGCCTCTCCACAGCTGGAATGAATGCTAAACTCCCCATACTATCCGCCTTTCTATTCAAGGCATCTgctaccatattggcctttcccgaacaataaagaatggtgatatcatagtgcttcaatagctccaaccacctctgctacctaaagttcaaatccttttgcttgaatagatgtTGAAGACTGATGATTTGTATACACCTCACAAGATATTCCATATAAGtaaatgcctccaaatcttgagcgtgtGTACAATATATGCTAGCTCCAAATCATGAacttgataattcttctcatggggcttcaactagcaTGACGTATAGGCAATCACTATACCATagtgcatcaacacacacccaattcCAACCCGTATAACATCACAATAAATCATATATGATACTGATCTTGAAGGCAAAACCAACACTGGAGTCATAGTCAAAGTTGTATTGAGATTCTGAAAGCGCTCCCCATGcccatccgaccacctaaatagAATACCCTTatgagtcaacttagtcaatggggTGGCAATATCTGAAAATCCATCTACGAAGTGACGGCAGTAACCACCCAAGAAGCTCCTGGTCTCTGTAAAggtagaaggtctgggccaattctgaactgacTCAATCTTCCACgggtccaccttgatcccatcactagataccacatgacccaagaatgccatcgaGTCTAactaaaactcgcacttggagaacttagcatatagcttcttctcccttaaAGTCTAGAGCACGATACTCAAATGTTGCTTATGCTCTTCCCTACTAcaggaatacaccaatatattatCAATGATtataatgaaaaataaatttaaacaaggctagaacacattgttcatcatgTGCATGAAGGATGATGTggcattattcaacccaaacgacatcaccaaaaactcacaATGGCCATAACGAGTTAGAAAAGTAGCCTTAGGGATGTCTGAAatcctaatcttcaactggtgatacctcgatctcaagtcaatctttgagaacaccctgaagctagtcaaataagtcatccaTATGCGGTAgatgatacttgttcttcatgGTCATCTTTTTTAACTGTcgataattaatacacattctcatagacctattcttcttaacaaacaacaTTGGCaaaccctaaggtgacacactaggcctgatgaaccccttatcCAACAACTCTTACAATTGTTCCTTCAAATCTGCTAGAGCCATACAATATGGAGTAATAGAGATAGGTTGTGTGCCCGTTcccaaatcaatgccaaaattaatattcctatcagatggcatgcccggtaggtctattGGAAACATATCCGGAAACTCCCTTACTACTAGAACCAACTCGACAgaaggagtatcagcactaatatCCATGACAAAAGCTAAATacaccaaacaccccttctcaaccatttgttgagcctTCAACGATCAGATCACTCTATTAGGAGTGCAACCAAGAGAACCCTTTCACTCCAACCTTAGCAActcggcatcgccaacatcacggtcttagcatgacaatctagaataacatagTACGAAAAAAATAAATCCATACtcaagatcacatcaaaatccaccatatctaaCAATAGAAAGTCCACCCTCGTCTCAAAACCACAAATAgtgaccacacatgaccgataaatTCGATCCATCACAATAAAATCACCAACGGGTGTAGACACATGCACATGAACATCAAGATAACCACAAGGCATATCCAAACAAGAAggaaagtatgatgacacatatgaataagtggaaccaggatcaaacaATACAGAAGAATCCTTGTGGCACACAAAAACAATACATGCAATAATTGTATCAAAAGCAATAGTCTCGGTCCTCCCTGGGTAAGTATAGCATCTAGcccgacctccccctctaggacacCACATCTTGGAtgacctctacccctagctggctgagcgggtggtgtagcaACCGGTGTGGGAACCATAACCTGACCTCCCTACTGCACTGTATCTCTACAAAAAAAATAGGAAATACTTCCTAACATGCCCTAACTCCCACCCTCATAGCAACCACTAACTGGGAATGACTGTCGGGCCTGAATCGTTACCCCGTGAACCAGAATATCCACTAGAAGAATCGGGTACTGATGAACCCTGAATAGATGGAGCGCAGTGAGAACTCTGTGCTggaagtgcactgaatgaagaatGCACAGAAGCTCCTCAATTAGGTAGCGGTGAATGATAAGCTGGACTGCTAGAATAGCCTCCCCCAAATTGACCTCGGCCTCCAGAAAAGGCACCACTGGAATTCCCTAAACGTTAGGACCTCTTGTCCCTACCCTTCATCATCTCCCTTGTCTCAATGAGAATGATCTCAATACAACGTGCTATTTCCACAGCCTAGTGAAATGCATTTCGGTCTCTACCTCTCTAGCCATAGCAACACGAATACCATGGAGaagaccatcaatgaatctcctcactctatCCTCTTCAATGGTTACCAAAATAGTAGCATGACATGACAGCTCTgtgaacctcatctcatactcagTAACTGACATCAAACCCTGCTAAAGGTACTCAAACTACCTCCTAAGCTCCTCCCTCCTAGTGCGGCGTATAAAGTGCTCCAAAATGACCCTGTAGAACTAAGCCCAAGTAAGAGGAGGTGATCCTGCTAGTCTTCCCATctcataaacctgccaccacctcttggatgGACCCTACATCTGGAACGCAgtgaaatcaactccattggtctctACCATCCCCAAATTGCGCAAAATCTCACGACAATTATCCAAGAATCCTTGAGAATTCtctgaaggtgtaccactaaagcgAGGAAGATGCAACTTAATGAACTAATCCAGTCTCTTCAGCTCATCTGCTGACATCACGGGCCTATCCTCAGGTTGTACGACAATAATAGGCTGAACTCCCCCACCTAGTAACACTACAGGAGTTTGATAACCATGGGCCGCCTACTCTAAGGTACTAGTAGCTGGAGTTTGTGCTTCTCCTCTACCTAGGAAGTAGCTTGTATAGTAGGAAATGCCCTGACCTGAGCCAAACTCTCGAACAACCCAACCATACAAAACAAAACAACATGAATAGTTGGTGAAACAAATAGGCCCTGAAAAACCAGAGATGGTACCTCCGGATCTTCATAGTCTTGAACATACTCCTCAAtaggagctactggtggctccattGCACCTGGATGAGCAGGTGCTCTAGTTGTGGTGTGTGGTCTACCCCTACTTCTACCTCGACCCTAGCCTCTCACGGCCTTAGCTTGGGGTATCAGCACCTACTCAGCTGCACCTGACGATcctgttctcaccatctgtgagagaatagaagagtaaagatTTAGACTTAAGGATAAACACATCTGCATGATaaagaatgaaggaagtgaagTTCCATGATATGCCTTTAGCCTCTCAAATAAAattatagacgtctctgtactgatccgtaagagtctactagacttgctcatgactcgtgagacctaagcaacctagtgctctgataccaacttgtcacaactccAAATCCCATCAAAATTGTGACGGCGCTTAACactacttactaggcaagccaacattcaatatacataaataaaatttaataataataagtaaaagtATCAAAAGCGGAATAGGATTAATAATTGTAGCAATATACCGATACAACTGAAATACTATCCTAGAATCGGTGccaacgagtacatgagctctaTAGAATAAATAAGTACAACAGTCTGAATAACGATACAACACTATCCGAAATACataaatagtaaaaaaaaaagtaaaggaaGAGACCCCAAGGCATGCGAACGAAAACAACAATGCTACCTTGAAATCACCAACGGGTAGCGGTGCAACTCACTATCAGTCAGCTCTATCAGCAGCACCTAAATTTGCACATAAAgcgtagagtgtagtatgagtacaaccgatccatgTACTTACTAAGTAGCAAGGCTAGCCTCAGATTGAAGATAGTAGCGAGATGGGCAAAATTCGCTACTCACTTACAACAGTCAACAATAACAGTAGcaacataacaataataatagtattagtagtagtagtagtagtagtagtggtgGTGGTAGTAGTGGTAGTGATAGTGGTAGTGGTAGTGGTAGTGgagttggtggtggtggtggtagtcaTAGTAGTGGTAGTGGTCGTAGTGGTAGTAGTGCTAGTGGTAGTAGTGGTAGTGGTAGTAGTGgtagtggtagtagtagtggTAGTGGTAGTGGTAGTGGTAGTGGAAAAGGTAGTCGTAGTAGTAGTAGTCATAGTGGTGGTAGTGGTAGTGGTAATGGCAGTGGTGGTAGTGGCAGTcgtggtagtagtagtagtagtagtaataatgatagtagtagtagtaatagtagtagtaTGCTTTCCAGTCAAATCGGTTAAAGCAGTCGTAGTAGTGGTAGTGGTAGTAGTGGTAGCGGTGGTAGTGGTAGTGGTGGTAGTAGTAGTGGTGGTAGTATTAGTGGTAGTAGTGTTAGTGATAGTAGTGGTAGTAGTGATAGTggtggtagtagtagtagtagtagtagtagtagcagtagtagtggtagtagtagtagtatgcATTCCAGTCAAATCGGTTAAAGCATCAATTTCAAGATATAGAGT
This sequence is a window from Nicotiana tomentosiformis chromosome 5, ASM39032v3, whole genome shotgun sequence. Protein-coding genes within it:
- the LOC138892365 gene encoding uncharacterized protein, encoding MKEVNISSSSSSSSGGGSSGSDSGSGSGSGVGGGGGSHSSGSGRSGSSASGSSGSGSSGSGSSSGSGSGSGSGKGSRSSSSHSGGSGSGNGSGGSGSRGSSSSSSNNDSSSSNSSSMLSSQIG
- the LOC138892364 gene encoding uncharacterized mitochondrial protein AtMg00860-like, which codes for MAFLGHVVSSDGIKVDPWKIESVQNWPRPSTFTETRSFLGGYCRHFVDGFSDIATPLTKLTHKGILFRWSDGHGERFQNLNTTLTMTPVLVLPSRSVSYMIYCDVIRVGIGCVLMHYGIVIAYTSC
- the LOC138892363 gene encoding uncharacterized protein, with the translated sequence MVADALNRKADSMGSLAFIPAVERPFAMVVQDLANKFMRLDILEPSRVVACVVSQPSLFEHIRNRQYDDPHLLTIKDTVLRGSAKEMTISDDGVLRLQGRICVSNVDGLREWILKKAHISWYFNHLGAGKMYRDLKQHYWSQRMKKEIVGYVAWLLGTDLVRDALEKVKLIQEKLLQHNLDIRVMLMGVFMEGKKFLLRILPIKGVMRFGKKEKFIPRYIGPFEVLKRVGEVAYGLAVDENLAYEEELMAILDRQDQKLRSKNIA